Proteins co-encoded in one Sparus aurata chromosome 18, fSpaAur1.1, whole genome shotgun sequence genomic window:
- the LOC115568252 gene encoding C-X-C motif chemokine 6-like, whose translation MSTSNMKVFLLLAVVVCISQAQQDKSGKQCLCSGVRPLNISDVKDVQIFQANIFCNRVEIVVTSNSGYRYCLDPKRKVVQKLVANIMNRQKASTASPTTFSSTPGSSSTARF comes from the exons ATGTCCACCAGCAACATGAAAGTTTTTCTTCTCCTGGCTGTCGTTGTCTGCATCTCTCAAGCCCAAC AAGACAAATCGGGAAAGCAGTGTCTGTGCTCAGGTGTCAGACCGTTAAATATCTCTGACGTAAAGGACGTCCAGATTTTCCAAGCAAACATCTTCTGTAACAGGGTGGAGATTGT TGTCACCTCAAACAGCGGCTATCGCTACTGCCTGGACCCCAAGAGGAAAGTGGTGCAGAAGCTTGTGGCAAACATCAT GAACAGACAGAAAGCCTCTACAGCCTCACCAACTACATTCAGCTCCAcccctggcagcagcagcacagctcgtttctga
- the LOC115568248 gene encoding platelet basic protein-like, translating to MSTSIMKVFLLLAVVVCISQAQRHGLGKQCLCSSVKRLDTSDVKDVQIFQATVFCHRVEIVVTTNSGFRYCLDPKRKVVQQLVATIMNRQKASTASPTTISSTPGSSSTARF from the exons ATGTCCACCAGCATCATGAAAGTGTTTCTTCTCCTGGCTGTCGTTGTCTGCATCTCTCAAGCCCAAC GACACGGATTGGGAAAGCAGTGTCTGTGCTCAAGTGTCAAGAGGTTAGATACCTCTGACGTGAAGGACGTCCAGATCTTCCAAGCAACCGTCTTCTGTCACAGAGTGGAGATTGT TGTCACCACCAACAGTGGCTTTCGCTATTGCCTGGACCCCAAAAGGAAAGTGGTGCAGCAGCTCGTGGCTACAATCAT GAACAGACAGAAAGCCTCTACAGCCTCACCAACTACGATCAGCTCCACCCCCGGCAGCAGCAGTACAGCTCGTTTCTGA
- the LOC115568251 gene encoding C-X-C motif chemokine 11-6-like gives MSTSIMKVFLLLAVVVCISQAQQDKSGKQCLCSRVRPLNTSNIKDVQIYPATVFCNRVEIVVTTNSGLRFCLNPKRRPVQQLIANIMNRQKASTASPTTFSSTPGSSSTARF, from the exons ATGTCCACCAGCATCATGAAAGTGTTTCTTCTCCTGGCTGTCGTTGTCTGCATCTCTCAAGCCCAAC AAGACAAATCGGGAAAGCAGTGTCTGTGCTCACGTGTCAGACCGTTAAATACCTCCAACATAAAGGACGTCCAGATCTACCCAGCAACTGTCTTCTGTAACAGAGTGGAGATTGT TGTCACCACCAACAGCGGCTTGCGCTTTTGCCTGAACCCCAAGAGGAGACCAGTGCAGCAGCTCATAGCTAACATCAT GAACAGACAGAAAGCCTCTACAGCCTCACCAACTACGTTCAGCTCCACCCCCGGCAGCAGCAGTACAGCTCGTTTCTGA
- the LOC115568249 gene encoding C-X-C motif chemokine 6-like, which yields MSTSIMKVFLLLAVVVCISQAQRHGLGNKCLCSSVKRLDTSDVKDVQIFQATVFCNRVEIVVTTNSGFRYCLDPKRKVMQQLVATIMNRQKASTASPTTISSTPGSSSTARF from the exons ATGTCCACCAGCATCATGAAAGTGTTTCTTCTCCTGGCTGTCGTTGTCTGCATCTCTCAAGCCCAAC GACATGGATTGGGAAATAAGTGTCTGTGCTCAAGTGTCAAGAGATTAGATACCTCTGACGTAAAGGACGTCCAGATCTTCCAAGCAACCGTCTTCTGTAACAGAGTGGAGATTGT TGTCACCACCAACAGCGGCTTTCGCTATTGCCTGGACCCCAAAAGGAAAGTGATGCAGCAGCTCGTGGCTACAATCAT GAACAGACAGAAAGCCTCTACAGCCTCACCAACTACGATCAGCTCCACccccggcagcagcagcacagctcgTTTCTGA
- the LOC115568253 gene encoding C-X-C motif chemokine 10-like: protein MKVFLLLAVVVCISQAQQDKSGKQCLCSRVRPLNTSHIKDVQIYPATVFCNRVEIVVTTNSGLRYCLNPKRRPVQQLIANIMNRQKASTASSTTISSL, encoded by the exons ATGAAAGTGTTTCTTCTCCTGGCTGTCGTTGTCTGCATCTCTCAAGCCCAAC AAGACAAATCGGGAAAGCAGTGTCTGTGCTCACGTGTCAGACCGTTAAATACCTCTCACATAAAGGATGTCCAGATCTACCCAGCAACTGTCTTCTGTAACAGAGTGGAGATTGT TGTCACCACCAACAGCGGCTTGCGCTATTGCCTGAACCCCAAGAGGAGACCAGTGCAGCAGCTCATAGCTAACATCAT GAACAGACAGAAAGCCTCTACAGCCTCATCAACTACGATCAGCTCTCTGTAA
- the LOC115568246 gene encoding interleukin-8-like — translation MSTSIMKVFLLLAVVVCISQAQQHGSGKQCLCSSVRRLDTSDVKDVQIYPATVFCDNVEIVVTTNSGFRYCLNPKRKVVQKLVATIMNRQKASTASPTTFSSIPGSSSTARF, via the exons ATGTCCACCAGCATCATGAAAGTGTTTCTTCTCCTGGCTGTCGTTGTCTGCATCTCTCAAGCCCAAC AACATGGATCAGGAAAGCAGTGTCTGTGCTCGAGTGTCAGGAGGTTAGATACCTCTGACGTAAAGGACGTCCAGATCTACCCAGCAACCGTCTTCTGTGACAACGTGGAGATTGT TGTCACCACCAACAGCGGCTTTCGCTATTGCCTGAACCCCAAAAGGAAAGTGGTGCAGAAGCTCGTGGCTACAATCAT GAACAGACAGAAAGCCTCTACAGCCTCACCAACTACATTTAGCTCCATCCCCGGCAGCAGCAGTACAGCTCGTTTCTGA
- the LOC115568381 gene encoding uncharacterized protein LOC115568381 → MRPRSRLLSKRRLLLPTIREGTEETVRDLNEANTLHFDQAVSSEDYLLSICHLAHPTFPTRDVSPYNSHTRQLDAVHQRLRLSRLSGTPSGTLGFDPTEEGHVIDMQLGRGKELDGELTFGNSDPLEYLYGHQDNLPGGIRGAFGERRFRKQHGGIWECQARARAHSIPHASSPDLSRQRKSSCPELHSGTSASIPNISPKHSRKGRQADRGAEGERRNPAVKQSLISQWISDCRSAWREARTRACMLPTIAEI, encoded by the coding sequence ATGCGGCCGCGGTCGAGACTGCTGTCCAAGAGAAGACTCCTGCTGCCAACAATCAGAGAGGGCACTGAGGAGACGGTGAGGGATTTAAATGAGGCCAACACACTACACTTTGACCAGGCTGTCTCCTCCGAGGACTACCTCCTCTCCATCTGCCACCTCGCCCACCCCACCTTCCCTACCAGGGACGTGTCCCCCTACAACAGCCACACGCGGCAGCTGGATGCTGTGCACCAGAGGCTGCGGCTGTCGCGGCTCAGCGGGACTCCATCAGGCACCTTGGGGTTCGACCCCACGGAGGAGGGGCATGTCATCGATATGCAGCTGGGAAGGGGGAAAGAACTGGACGGTGAGCTCACGTTTGGCAACTCTGACCCCCTGGAGTATCTGTATGGACACCAGGACAACCTCCCAGGAGGTATAAGGGGGGCATTTGGCGAGCGAAGGTTTAGAAAGCAGCATGGGGGCATATGGGAGTGCCAGGCTCGCGCCAGAGCTCACAGCATCCCCCACGCTTCAAGTCCTGACCTCTCACGCCAACGCAAAAGCAGTTGCCCCGAGCTACACTCCGGCACCAGCGCCTCTATTCCAAACATCTCCCCAAAACACAGCAGGAAAGGCAGGCaagcagacagaggagcagagggggagagacgGAATCCAGCCGTCAAGCAATCCCTCATTTCCCAGTGGATCTCTGACTGCAGGTCAGCTTGGAGGGAGGCGCGTACACGAGCCTGCATGCTGCCCACCATCGCCGAGATATAG